Sequence from the Natronomonas marina genome:
TCGAGGTCCGGGGCCGCTATCTTCAGGCCGGCGGCGGCCCGGACCTCCTCGACCTGCTCGAACTGCTTTTCGGTCCGTATCTCCGCCAGCGGCCGCGGCTGCAACAGTGCGCGCACCTCGGTGACGATGGGCTCGCCCGTTCCGCCGACGACGATGGTGTCGTCCGCCCGGACGGTGCCGTCGTACAGCACCAGGTCCAGCGTCGTCCCGAAGCCGCGCTCCTCGGTGACCTCGAGAACGGTGCCGACGCCGGGACCGCCGACGTCGATGGACATCTCCTCTTTGAGGTAGCGCTGGGAGAGACCCATCAGCACCGTCAGCAGGTCGGGGACGCCCTCGCCGGTCTCGGCGGAGACGGGGACGACGCCGATGTTCGCCCGGAAGTCCTGGACCCGCCAGTACATGTCCGCCGAGAAGCCGTTGTCGGAGAGGTCGCCGATGAGTTCGTAGAGCTTCTCGTTGAGCCGTGACTCGGCCCGGTCGCTCTGCTTTTCGAGCGTCTCCTGAACGGGCGCGTCCGGGTTCGGGTTCCACCCCGGGATGGTGTCGATCTTGTTGGCGGCGACGATGAACGGCGTCTCGGTCCGCTTGAGGATGTCGACGGCCTCCAGGGTCTGCGGCTGGAAGCCGTCGTTGACGTCGACGACGAGGATGGCGATGTCCGCGAGCGCCCCGCCGCGGGAGCGCAGCGTCGAAAACGAGTGGTGGCCGGGCGTGTCGATGAACAGCAGGCCGGGCAGATCGAAGTCCTCGGGGTCGACGAGCTTGCCGGCGATGTCGGAGATGGTCGACAGCGGGACGGCCGTCGCGCCGATGTGCTGGGTGATGGCACCGGACTCGCCGGCGGTCACGGCCGAGCCGCGCACCTCGTCGAGCAGGCTCGTCTTGCCGTGGTCGACGTGCCCGAGTACGGCGACGATGGGCGTCCGTAGCGATGCGGCGTCCCCGGCGTCGGTAGCGTCGGCATCAGACATAGACGGTCCCTCTTGTCGAACAGTGGCCGTCGCCGGCATATAACGGTTTCAATGTCGGTTCGTCGGTCATTTGCCGGTTGTCGGCCGGTCGATTCGATTTCCCGGGGCGGCCGGTCACTCGCTGACCGTGAAGCTTCCCGTCATGCCGTTGCTCTGGTGCGGCTCACAGACGTAGTCGTACTCGCCGGCGACCTCGAAGGTGTGGGCGTGGACGGTGCCCTCGCCGTAGCTGAACTCCTCGGCCTTGCCGGACCAGTCGGCGCCGTCGGGCTTGCTCTCGACGGCGATGTTGTGTCCCGAACCCACCCACTCCCACAACACCGTGTCGCCGACGGATATCTCGAAGCCCGCGGGCTCGAAGTTGAGGCCGTTGGCCCCGACGGCGACCCGCTGGTCGGGGTCGGACGGCGGCGTCGCCGTCTGCTCGGCCGTCTCGGTCGGCGTCTCCGTCTGCTCGGCCGTCTCGGTCGGCGTCTCCGTCTCGGTGGCCGTCGCCGTGTCCATCCCCTCGTCGGTATCCGTCGCCGTGTCCATCCCCTCGTCGGTATCCGTCGCCGTGTCCGTCGGCTCTCCGCCGCCGTTGCCGCCGTCGTCCGTACAACCTGCAATCGAGACGGCACCGCCGGCGGCCGCGACCAACTGGAGGTATCGTCGACGTTCCATACCAGGGAGGGGGTCGGCCCGGCCCTTCAACGTTGACCCAAATTCCTCCGAAATCGTCGCCGCGGACCCGAACGTTGATAGCGAGCGCCCTGCAAGCGGGACCCATGCCCGAGATACTCGCGGAGAACCTCTCCGACAAGGAGGTCATGGGTTCGGACGGTGCCAGCCTCGGAACGCTGTACAACATCACGATGGACCTGAAGACGGGGACGTTGCGGGACCTGGTGGTCGACCCTGCCAACGCCACCGTCGAACCCGACTTCCCGCGCGACGACCACGGCAACTACCTCATCCCCGTCAGCCGCGTGCAGGCGGTGAAGGACACCGTCGTCGTCGACCGCTGATCTCGATGCAGGTTCTCGATTCGTCGGCGTTCATTCACGATCACACCACCGAGGAGTCCATCGCTACCATCCCGCTGGTGCGCGAGGAACTCGAAGACGAGGCCGGCTACCGCTTCGACGCGCTGGAGGGGTCGGGAATGCGCATCCACATCCCCGAACCCGAGACCGTCGAACGCGTCGAGCGGGCCGCCCGCGAGACGGGCGACGCCGAGACCCTCTCGCGGACCGACGTCCGTCTGCTGGCCGCGTCGTTCGAACTCGACGCGACGCTCGTCACCGACGACTACGCGATGCAGAACGTCGCCGAGAAGCTCGACGTCGCCGTCGACGTCATCGCACAGGAGGGCATCGACGAGCGGCGCGACTGGCAGTTCCAGTGTCAGGGCTGCGGCCGGACCTTCGACGAGCACCGCGACCGCTGTAGCATCTGCGGCAGCGACCTCGAACGGAAGCGCCCCTAGTCGAGTTCCTCGAGCCCGACCCCGACCAGTTGTTCGAGGACCTCCTGTTCGGTGAGGTCGTACTCCGCGGCGAGCCCCTCGACACGCCGCGCCGTGTCGTCGTCACAGACGAGCGTGTAGCGACGCATGCCGGTAGGTATGTCACCGTCTAGCATAAATACCCGTCAGACGGGCGACGGACGGCGGACTGACAAGATTAATCGGCCGTCGAACCCTACGGCCGGCAATGAGCGTCTCCGCCGAGCGCGATCCCGTCTCGACCGTCGTCGCCGCCGCGGGCGTCGGCCTCGCTGGCTTCCTCGCCGGCCTCGTCTTCGTCACCTTCGCCGTGTCGCTGGTCGGTGCCCTCGTTCCGCTGGCTGAGGGGTCGCCCGAGCGGGCCACCGTGTTGATGCTCGCACAGTACAGCGGCATCCTCGCGGTCGCGGCCTTCTACCTGGACGCCTCCGACCGGTCGCTGTCGTACCTCCGCGTCGGGCGGCCGACCGCCCGCGACCTCGCCTGGATCGTCGCCGGCGTCCTCGCGCTGTTCGGGACGCTGGCGGCGGCGACCTTCGTCGCCGAACAGCTCGGCCTCTCCGTGACCGATCACTCCGTCTCCCAGTCGGCCGCGGACAACCCGGCGATGCTGTTGCCGCTGATACCGCTTTCCATCCTCATCACCGGACCCGTCGAGGAACTGCTCTACCGGGGCGTCGTCCAGACCCGGCTCAAGGAGGCGTTCAGCACCGCCCCCGCGGTCGGCATCGCCGCCGTCGTCTTCGCCGCCGTCCACGTCCCCGCCTACAGCCTCGGCGGCGGCTCCGTCGAGTCGCTGGCGACGACGCTGGTCGTCCTGTTCGTCCTCGGCGGCCTGCTGGGGGCGCTCTACGAGCACACCGGCAACCTCCTGGTACCCGCCGTCGCCCACGGCGTGTACAACGCCGTCACGTTCGCCGTCAACTATCTTGAGTTGACCGGCGGGCTGTAGCCGAGCGACGGCGACCACCCCTGGCCGCTACTCGATGTCCAGCGTCGTCTTCTCGGCGACCGCCTCGCTCTCCTCGAACTCGCCGCCACCGAGCAGGCCCCTCGCAGCCCGCTTTCCCCACTCGACGGCCGGCTGGGTGAACGTCGACACCTCCAGCAGTTCCCCGCACAGCACGCAGGCGGCCTCCATGTCGTACAGCAGGCGGCCGACGCTCGCCGCGTCCAGGCGGTCGAACTCGATGCGGACGTTCGGGACGCCCGCGGCCGCCAGCGACGCCTCCGTCGCCTCGAACTCCGCGTCCAGCAGTTCGCCGAGCGTCGACCCGCCGAGGTACGACAGGGCCTCGACGTCCGTCTCCGGGATGGGACGGTCGACCCGCTCTCGGGGCCGCAACAGCGTGACCAGCTTGTCCTTCCGGCCGGCGCGGTACAGCTGCAGCTGGGAGTGCTGGTCGGTCGCGCCCAGCGCGCGGGCGGGCGTCTGCCCGAGGCCGTCCTTGCCGAGGCTCTCGGCCCACAGCTGTGCGAACCACTCCGCGAACGGCTCCAGCGCCTCCGCGTACGGCACCACGGCGTTCGTCGTCGCGCCGCGACACTCCAGGGCGTAGGCGACCGCGCCGTAGGCGTAGGCCGGACAGTCGAACAGCGACGGGGCCAGCGCCGCCCGCCCCTCGGCGCCACCGGCGAGGACGCCCTCGATGTCGCCGCCCAGCGCCGCCGCCGGAACGAGTCCGACGGCCGACAGCGCCGAGAACCGGCCCGGGACCCCCGCCGGGACCGAACAGGTCGGCAGGTCCTCCGTCGCCGCCAGTTCCGCCAGCGGGCCCGACTCGCCCGTCGTGACGACGGTCCGCTCGGTCCAGTCGACGCCCGCCTCCGCCATCGCCGCCCGGACGACCAGAAAGTTCGACAGCGTCTCGGCGGTCGTCCCCGACCGAGAGACGACGTTGACGAGCGTCTCCTCGAGCGGCAGTTCCTCCAGCAGGCGGGTCGTCTCGGCGGGGTCGACGTTGTCCAGGGTGTGGTGCCCCTCGAGACCCAGCGCGGCCGTGATCGTCTCGGCGCCCAGCGCGGACCCGCCGATGCCGACCGTCAGGACCGCCTCGGGGTCGAACCCCTCGACGGCCGCCCGGATTTCCCCGGCGTCGGTGTCGGCCGGCAGCGCGAGGCTGGCGTAGCCGAACTCCCGGTCCTCGATGCCGTCCGCGACCCGCTCGTGGGCACGGGCGACCCGCTCGTCGAGTCGTTCCAGGGAGTCCGCTGCGACCCCCGGCGAGGCCTCGACCGCCAGAGCGTTGCCGATGTCGACGTTCATGCCACCGGGCGCGTGCCGCTGGAGTAAGGCCTTGGCGGTGTCGGCCGGGGCGGTGTCCGGATAAGCGTGCCAACATACCGCTGTCGTTCCTGTCGGATATCGTCAATCAATCGTCGTCCGCGGTGTATGCGCCTGACCGGTGTTCGATGCTGTAGACGCGGAGTAGCTGCTCATCCTGGCGGGCCGAACATGCCAACCGAAACGATCCGATTCTGAGTTTCGAATACGGCGACCCGGTGAGCGGTTCCAGATACTCGTCGGGCGTCCGCCACTCGTCGTCGACAATCTCGTCCAATTTCGAGACGAGGCGGTCTTGCTGGTGGTCGTCCAGCCCTTCGAACGTGTCCTCGGCGGACGCCCGGAGCTCCCAGTCCCAGTCGTCAGTCATCCTGCTCCAACTGGGCCTTCACCTCCTCGCTGCTGACGCCCTCGCCCTCCCCGGTCCGCAGTTTGTGTTCCTCGGAAGCGATCTCCTTCCAGGTCGCCCGCGTGAACGCGGGGTGTTTCACCGCGTCCCGGAGCACGTACCGGATGAACTCGCTTCGGGAGTTGAACCCCTCTTGCTCCCACGTCGTGTCGATGTCCTCCAGAAACGACTCGGTGATCCGGATGTTGATATTCGTCTTGTCCGGATCCGGTGTATCATTTGTATCTGCGTCCGACATACATCCCTCTTTTGACGCCCATCAAATAAGCCTGCGGGTAGATTCACCAACGACTCCGGCAGCCCCCGCTTCGACAGAACAGGGAATCGATCGGAGTGATACAGCGTTCCTCTCGTGTAACCGACCTCTCCCTACTTCGCTCGGTCTTGCGACCTCGCTCGTTGAGGGAGGGGCTTTGATGTGGGACTCGCCCTGAACACTACCGTCGCCCGGAATCGCGGCGCTTATTCACCGGACGGCCCTACGGCCGGTGATGAGCGACGACTACTCGGGATTTTTCGGGGCCTTCCCCTACGCCTTCCGGCGGAGCGACTCCCGGCTCTTCCGGGCCTACACCGCCGTCGGCGGCCTGCTGGCCGCCATCCTCGCGATCTTCTTCACCTTCGCCCTAGTCGTCACCGTCGCCTCGACGGCGAACCTCTCCGGCGGGACCATCACCTTCGTCCGGTCGGTGTTCGTCCTGTTCGGCTTCCTGGTCGTCGCGCCGCTGGTCGCGCCCGTGCTGTTCGTCGCCCGCCACCACAGGCGCGAGGGCGGCGACCCCGGCTACGACGCGGGCCTGGCCGGCGCCGGCGTCGTCTACCTCGTGACGCTGTATCTCGGCGCCGTCGCCTCGATGCCGGCCCGCTTCGAGATAGACGGCCAGGTGTCGACCCGGCCCGATCCGTCGGGGCTCGCCGCGCCGCTGGTCGAGGCGCTGTACGCCGTCCCGGAGGCGCTGTCGTGGACCATCCCGCTGGCCGGTGCCGTACTCATCCTCGTCGTCCACCGGTGGCTCGGCTGACGGCGACTGACGAGCGGAAGCCGGGAGAACCACCGCACTGCGGCGCTGTCCCGGCTCCCGGGACTCACGGGGAGGTTATACGTCCGAACGACGCGTCTCTCCGGATATAGGAGAAACGTATGTCCACCAAGAACACACTGAACGGCACGAACGTTTTCGAAAGCACGCTGGGCGGGCTGACCGTCCGGGGGAAGGCACACGGTCTCAGCGCCTGGTTCGTCCTGGCGCTCCGGCTCGTCATCGGCTTCGCGTTCCTCTACTCGGGCGCGGAGAAGGTGCTGAACGGCTTCGCCGCGGGCGGCTACCTGACGAACGTCGCGGCGGCCAACGGCAACCCGCTGGAAGCGATGTTCGCCTGGATGGCCGCGTCCCCGTGGTTCGTCGAGTTCGTGAACGTCGCAGTCCCGTACGGCGAGGTCGCCATCGGTCTCGGTCTCATGGCCGGGCTTTTGACCCGGCTGGCGGCGTTCTTCGGGGCGCTCATGATGCTGTTGTTCTACTTCGGCAACTGGGACATGGCTCACGGGTTCATCAACAGCGACTTCATGTACATGCTCGTGTTCCTCTCGGTCGCCGCCTTCGGCGCCGGCCGCATCCTAGGACTCGACGCCTACGTCGAGGGCTACGAGATCGGCGGCCAGCCGCTGTTGGAGCGGTACCCCCGGCTCGGCTACCTGCTGGGCTGAACCGGTGCGGGTCTTCACCCGCCATCGCAGGCCGAGGGACGATCCGTAGCCGCCCGCCGGAGAAGTCGCCGCAATTCCCGGTCCATTACGAAGCCGGAGGTGGCCCGCCGGTTGCGAGCTATTCTGTCGGTTCCTGAGGGATACTGAGCGTCATCTCGGCACTGTCACCGCCCTCGACGGTCACGCTCGTGGACGCGTACAGTTCCTGTTGGTCGACCTCGGAGTACTCGTACGGTCCCGGGAGCACGAACACCGCGAGATGGAGGTCCCGCTCCGGGGCCCCCTCCTCGACCTCGAACTCGACCGTTACCTCGGTCGGAGCGCCGGCCGCGTCGAACGAGAACGACTGGTCGACGATGGTGACGTCACCTAGCTCCCCGGCGTCTTCCTGCCGGAGGAGCGAGGGGTTGTCCGTGACGCCGTCGTCGGAGTTCCCCAGCGCCGCCATCAGGTCCAGACCGTTCCCGGCGTAGTCCGGTGGGTCCGGCGGCTCCGACCCGGGGCCGAAGTCGACCTGCCAGTACACCGTCTCACTCTGTGGCGTCTCGGTCGGTGTCGGTGTTGGTGTCGCAGTCGGCGTTGGCGTCGGTGTTGGTGTCGCAGTCGGCGTTGGCGTCGGCGTCTCGGTCGGTGTCGGCGTTGGCGTCGGCGTCTCGGTCGGTGTCGGCGTTGGCGTCGGCGTCTCGGTCGGTGTCGGCGTTGGCGTCGGCGTCTCGGTCGGTGTCGGCGTTGGCGTCGGCGTCTCGGTCGGTGTCGGCGTTGGCGTCGGCGTCTCGGTCGGTGTCGGCGTCTCGGTCGGTGTCGGCGTTGGTGTCGCAGTCGGTGTTGGTGTCGCAGTCGGCGTTGGCGTCGGTGTTGGTGTCGCAGTCGGCGTTGGCGTCGGCGTTGCCGGTATCACACAGAACGCCAGGAAGCTGATCCCCTGCTCCGTCACGATGGTGCCGTCAGTCGCCGGTGGATCGATCTCGACCACCTGCTCGGGTGCGGCTCCTCCTCCCGCCTGGACCACTACGACGTCGACCGGCTCTTGGGCCGTCCAGTTCACCTCGACCGGACCGGAAGCAGGGTCGCCGTCGTCCAACGCGACGATATCGAACGTCACCACGTCAGCGCCGTCGTCCAGAACGAACTGGTATGTGCCGTCGGACTGCTCCCAGTTGTATTTGGCCAGCAGCTCCTCGTCGCCCTGGCAGGGACTATCCGGCGTTCGGTCGTCCTGCTGGAGCGATTGCGACTGGGACCCGTCCAGAGGGCCGATAGAACCGAAACCGGCGGTGACCCCGACGAGAAACAGGACCACCACCAACAGAACTCCCAGAACCGATAGTATCCCCGCCGCCGACTCGTCGGTCATCCGTCGGTTCCTCCCGGTTCGCGCGCTGTGAGTTCGTGACGACTGAGTTCGGTATTCATCGTGAACGGAATCGGTAGATCGGATATTTGTTATAGAGGATATACGGTCGGTAGGCGACTCTTAGC
This genomic interval carries:
- the infB gene encoding translation initiation factor IF-2, yielding MSDADATDAGDAASLRTPIVAVLGHVDHGKTSLLDEVRGSAVTAGESGAITQHIGATAVPLSTISDIAGKLVDPEDFDLPGLLFIDTPGHHSFSTLRSRGGALADIAILVVDVNDGFQPQTLEAVDILKRTETPFIVAANKIDTIPGWNPNPDAPVQETLEKQSDRAESRLNEKLYELIGDLSDNGFSADMYWRVQDFRANIGVVPVSAETGEGVPDLLTVLMGLSQRYLKEEMSIDVGGPGVGTVLEVTEERGFGTTLDLVLYDGTVRADDTIVVGGTGEPIVTEVRALLQPRPLAEIRTEKQFEQVEEVRAAAGLKIAAPDLDDAMAGAPVRVVRDRPLEDVIEEVRAELADIEVTTEEDGVVVKADTLGSLEAIAAALEEAEVPIVRAEVGDVAPRDIAVASTAEEPKHEAVLGFNVDVLDDAEREAEEKDVRLFVDDVIYQLVESYEEHVETIERAQQEQVLDKIQRPCRFRVLEDHVFRQSNPAVVGVEVLSGTLKRNSRVEKWAGNEPERVGELKSLQDAGEDIDEARTGEQVAASIDGPTVGRQIEEGDELWTELPEKHAKILEQELSDEIPADELEALGMYLDKHRNRDPFWGK
- a CDS encoding plastocyanin/azurin family copper-binding protein, whose translation is MERRRYLQLVAAAGGAVSIAGCTDDGGNGGGEPTDTATDTDEGMDTATDTDEGMDTATATETETPTETAEQTETPTETAEQTATPPSDPDQRVAVGANGLNFEPAGFEISVGDTVLWEWVGSGHNIAVESKPDGADWSGKAEEFSYGEGTVHAHTFEVAGEYDYVCEPHQSNGMTGSFTVSE
- a CDS encoding PRC-barrel domain-containing protein, whose amino-acid sequence is MPEILAENLSDKEVMGSDGASLGTLYNITMDLKTGTLRDLVVDPANATVEPDFPRDDHGNYLIPVSRVQAVKDTVVVDR
- a CDS encoding NOB1 family endonuclease; this translates as MQVLDSSAFIHDHTTEESIATIPLVREELEDEAGYRFDALEGSGMRIHIPEPETVERVERAARETGDAETLSRTDVRLLAASFELDATLVTDDYAMQNVAEKLDVAVDVIAQEGIDERRDWQFQCQGCGRTFDEHRDRCSICGSDLERKRP
- a CDS encoding CopG family transcriptional regulator, which codes for MRRYTLVCDDDTARRVEGLAAEYDLTEQEVLEQLVGVGLEELD
- a CDS encoding CPBP family intramembrane glutamic endopeptidase, translating into MSVSAERDPVSTVVAAAGVGLAGFLAGLVFVTFAVSLVGALVPLAEGSPERATVLMLAQYSGILAVAAFYLDASDRSLSYLRVGRPTARDLAWIVAGVLALFGTLAAATFVAEQLGLSVTDHSVSQSAADNPAMLLPLIPLSILITGPVEELLYRGVVQTRLKEAFSTAPAVGIAAVVFAAVHVPAYSLGGGSVESLATTLVVLFVLGGLLGALYEHTGNLLVPAVAHGVYNAVTFAVNYLELTGGL
- a CDS encoding glucose-6-phosphate isomerase → MNVDIGNALAVEASPGVAADSLERLDERVARAHERVADGIEDREFGYASLALPADTDAGEIRAAVEGFDPEAVLTVGIGGSALGAETITAALGLEGHHTLDNVDPAETTRLLEELPLEETLVNVVSRSGTTAETLSNFLVVRAAMAEAGVDWTERTVVTTGESGPLAELAATEDLPTCSVPAGVPGRFSALSAVGLVPAAALGGDIEGVLAGGAEGRAALAPSLFDCPAYAYGAVAYALECRGATTNAVVPYAEALEPFAEWFAQLWAESLGKDGLGQTPARALGATDQHSQLQLYRAGRKDKLVTLLRPRERVDRPIPETDVEALSYLGGSTLGELLDAEFEATEASLAAAGVPNVRIEFDRLDAASVGRLLYDMEAACVLCGELLEVSTFTQPAVEWGKRAARGLLGGGEFEESEAVAEKTTLDIE
- a CDS encoding type II toxin-antitoxin system RelE family toxin; translated protein: MTDDWDWELRASAEDTFEGLDDHQQDRLVSKLDEIVDDEWRTPDEYLEPLTGSPYSKLRIGSFRLACSARQDEQLLRVYSIEHRSGAYTADDD
- a CDS encoding ribbon-helix-helix domain-containing protein — protein: MSDADTNDTPDPDKTNINIRITESFLEDIDTTWEQEGFNSRSEFIRYVLRDAVKHPAFTRATWKEIASEEHKLRTGEGEGVSSEEVKAQLEQDD
- a CDS encoding DoxX family protein, whose amino-acid sequence is MSTKNTLNGTNVFESTLGGLTVRGKAHGLSAWFVLALRLVIGFAFLYSGAEKVLNGFAAGGYLTNVAAANGNPLEAMFAWMAASPWFVEFVNVAVPYGEVAIGLGLMAGLLTRLAAFFGALMMLLFYFGNWDMAHGFINSDFMYMLVFLSVAAFGAGRILGLDAYVEGYEIGGQPLLERYPRLGYLLG